From the Cucumis sativus cultivar 9930 chromosome 5, Cucumber_9930_V3, whole genome shotgun sequence genome, the window AACACAAGTATGAAAAGACAGATTCTTTCATGGATGAAACTTCAGAATGCCAATGACAAAAAACCCTACCACCAAATGCATATTTAGATCaaaagaacagaaaaaaaaaagacaggACTACTACCACAAGAGTCAGGCATCTCTCAAGCAATCTTTTTGTCCTTCAGTGGTCCTCTTGGGATTTTAGAGAGCACCTTAGCATCAAATACTACATACTGTTTCTTGATCTCGGCCATTGCCTTCTCTGCAAAGGCGTCCACCTTGTCATCGTATTTCTCATAGAACAGGGGCACGGTGAAGAGTACAATGACTCCTGTTACATAttcatttgataaaaaaaagtaaatacaaTGCAAGATATcagagaaggaaaaggaataCAAATTTGGAAATGGAATTCACAATGACAACTTCTTACCAATATATAGCAAGGTTAGGAAGTTGAACCAGCTTCCCACAATGGATAGAACCCACAAACCAGCAATAGCCTACAATCAAAATTATGAGATTATTGGGtttcttaaaagttaaaaaactaGATTCAGAACTAAATGAAGTATCAAATTCCAAGATGAAAGGGTTAGCATACATAAAGAAAGCTCTTCAGATCCCTTCCTGATGCAATCTCTCTCAAGACAGCAATGGCCCTATTGATTTCAACTCTCAAAGCAGAGGCAATCTCTACCACTGGGCCCTCTGGAATGTGAACTTGAGGGATGTGCGGCAGAGACCTGTATGGAAAAGGTATCATCAGCATACAGCTAACCAAAACACTCAACTGATGAATCGAATGCAATTCAAAACAACTTACTTGTTAATGAAGAAAGAAGCATTGGACCACAAAAACACTACTGCTAGAGCAGCCATAAAGATGTGGCAAATCAACGTCAGAAAGTGATATTCAAGCAACTCAAACAAAATCCATGCGATTGTTGCTCCTCCTAGAACTCCACCGGACAACTTCTTGTCTCTCCACAGAAAAATATCAGCGGCTGTAAGGCAAacaattatcattttatatatcaacGAAAATTGGTTCTTCGTGAATGTCAAGCTATAACGAATCATGAAAATGTACCATTTACactattttgaatttcatagtttaatttgaaaagaaacaatgacACTAGATTAGATAatcaagcaaaaaaaaaaaaaaattgttcattcGCACCCTGAAATTGCAAATTCGAAAGACCTAAAGGATTGTAAACCAACAATTGGAGAGTGAAACAGGATTGACTGAAA encodes:
- the LOC101212804 gene encoding reticulon-like protein B2, with the translated sequence MAEHHDHEHEHEEPKGESLLDKITEKIHAHDSSSSDSDDDKGDASASIKSKIYRLFGRERPVHKVFGGGKPADIFLWRDKKLSGGVLGGATIAWILFELLEYHFLTLICHIFMAALAVVFLWSNASFFINKSLPHIPQVHIPEGPVVEIASALRVEINRAIAVLREIASGRDLKSFLYAIAGLWVLSIVGSWFNFLTLLYIGVIVLFTVPLFYEKYDDKVDAFAEKAMAEIKKQYVVFDAKVLSKIPRGPLKDKKIA